In Bosea vestrisii, the following are encoded in one genomic region:
- a CDS encoding calcium-binding protein encodes MAPFNPVIVVPKPHDPPDGLDPDPVGPQDPTARNRSPRLARSVQLGEIGACQTMLLTAAGLLVGASDADADPLTVRNLQVSSGTIELAEGGWQYRPAAGYYGPVSVSYGVTDGIATVSQVALLRVVEVLELNGTAGDDVLTGTDCADLIRAGDGNDTVDARAGNDIVHGGAGDDHIIAGAGNDIVYAGAGNDVVYGGTGMDVLFGGAGNDRLYGEDGDDRLFGEAGDDLLVGGLGNDELSGGDGNDTILGEAGDDAIDGGAGDNELHGGPGNDHIRSGPGDNIISGGPGDDIIATGDGDGEIDGGSGDNIISVGNGLNRVSAADGNNTVLGGAGVELVQLGAGRDVMRLGGGDDVARAGAGADLLFGEEGDDTLFGEAGDDRLDGGDGDDTLSGGAGDDVLVGRRGDDLVDAGDGDDLADGGEGNDTLLAGAGNDEARGGDGDDVIDAGTGDDEIDAGDGDDVVKAGEGDDAVDAGEGDDVVFAGSGDDKVEGGDGDDVVHATEGDDIVDGGKGNDILDGGVGRDTVRAGSGNDIVIASPDQQDDCLDGDEGHDTLDLSQTSDGVTVDLTENRAVGIEIGEDTVLDFEALIGGEGNDHFIVGSKGATVTGGKGEDRFEFDVSAPANNDLIHQILDLEEGDRIIVKHYQVHSDAEAGGTEIDPFNETYNGTDEDRRPFRFRIEKVGEDDRTFVDVFVAQQDEKDFSIEIYGAHKLYYY; translated from the coding sequence GTGGCGCCTTTCAACCCGGTGATCGTCGTTCCCAAACCGCATGATCCTCCTGACGGGCTCGATCCCGATCCGGTTGGACCGCAGGATCCGACGGCCCGTAACAGATCCCCACGCCTGGCGAGATCGGTCCAGCTTGGCGAGATCGGTGCCTGTCAGACGATGCTACTGACAGCGGCGGGGTTGCTTGTGGGCGCGTCGGATGCCGACGCCGATCCGCTGACGGTCCGCAACCTGCAGGTGTCGTCGGGCACGATCGAACTGGCCGAAGGCGGTTGGCAATACCGGCCGGCCGCCGGATATTACGGCCCCGTCTCCGTGAGCTACGGCGTGACCGATGGCATCGCGACCGTCTCGCAAGTCGCGTTGCTCCGGGTGGTCGAAGTCCTGGAGCTGAACGGCACCGCCGGCGACGACGTGCTCACCGGCACGGACTGCGCCGACCTGATCAGGGCCGGCGATGGGAACGACACCGTCGATGCGCGGGCCGGCAACGACATCGTGCATGGCGGCGCGGGCGACGACCACATCATAGCGGGTGCCGGCAACGATATCGTCTACGCCGGCGCCGGTAACGACGTCGTCTATGGCGGCACCGGCATGGACGTCCTTTTCGGTGGCGCCGGCAATGACCGCCTTTACGGCGAGGACGGCGACGACCGCCTGTTCGGCGAAGCTGGCGACGACCTTCTCGTCGGCGGCCTGGGGAACGACGAACTCTCGGGCGGCGACGGCAACGACACGATCCTCGGCGAGGCCGGCGACGATGCAATCGACGGCGGTGCCGGCGACAACGAGCTGCATGGCGGCCCGGGCAACGACCATATCCGCAGCGGCCCTGGCGACAACATTATCTCCGGCGGTCCCGGCGACGACATCATCGCGACCGGCGATGGCGACGGCGAGATCGACGGTGGATCGGGCGATAACATCATCTCTGTCGGGAACGGCCTGAACCGCGTCAGTGCCGCTGATGGCAACAATACGGTACTTGGCGGCGCCGGCGTCGAACTTGTTCAACTCGGCGCCGGACGCGATGTCATGCGGCTCGGCGGGGGCGACGACGTCGCGAGGGCGGGTGCCGGAGCCGACCTTCTGTTCGGCGAGGAGGGCGACGATACCCTCTTCGGCGAGGCGGGGGACGATCGTCTGGACGGGGGCGACGGTGACGACACGCTTTCGGGCGGGGCTGGTGACGACGTTCTCGTCGGTCGTCGGGGCGACGACCTCGTCGATGCCGGGGATGGCGACGACCTGGCCGATGGCGGCGAAGGCAACGACACCTTGCTCGCCGGTGCCGGCAACGACGAGGCCCGGGGCGGCGATGGCGATGATGTCATCGATGCCGGCACGGGCGACGACGAGATCGATGCAGGGGACGGGGACGATGTCGTCAAAGCCGGGGAAGGCGACGACGCGGTCGACGCTGGCGAGGGGGATGACGTCGTGTTCGCCGGATCCGGCGACGATAAGGTCGAGGGCGGCGATGGCGACGACGTTGTCCACGCCACGGAGGGCGATGACATCGTCGACGGCGGGAAGGGGAACGATATCCTCGATGGAGGAGTGGGCCGCGATACGGTCAGAGCGGGATCGGGCAACGATATCGTGATTGCATCACCGGATCAGCAAGACGATTGCCTCGATGGCGATGAGGGGCATGACACCCTCGATCTGTCCCAGACGAGCGATGGCGTAACCGTCGACCTGACGGAGAACAGGGCCGTGGGCATCGAGATCGGGGAGGACACGGTTCTCGATTTCGAAGCCCTGATTGGCGGCGAGGGAAACGATCACTTCATCGTGGGCTCGAAGGGCGCGACGGTGACGGGCGGCAAGGGCGAGGACCGGTTCGAGTTCGACGTGTCTGCTCCCGCCAATAACGACCTGATCCACCAGATCCTCGATCTTGAGGAGGGCGACCGCATCATCGTCAAGCACTATCAGGTCCATTCCGACGCCGAGGCCGGCGGCACCGAGATCGATCCGTTCAACGAAACCTATAACGGCACCGACGAGGACCGACGCCCGTTCCGCTTCCGCATCGAAAAGGTCGGGGAGGACGACAGGACCTTTGTCGATGTCTTCGTCGCGCAGCAGGACGAGAAGGATTTCTCGATCGAAATCTATGGTGCTCACAAATTGTATTATTACTGA
- a CDS encoding type I secretion system permease/ATPase codes for MASSARLTEARKRDGAVLTRDFRQVALFLFLISGLINILALTGSFYMLQVYDRALTSGSIQTLAALSVLAIGLYLFQGGFDIVRSQVLIRIGARLDKDIAPLAHRVALDMPRFGFSSTEALERGRDVDTVRGFLGSQGPATLFDLPWIPLYLAFVYFLHPWLGALTLAGAVVLTLLTLLSEILARRLSNSSRQAAIARNAMAETHARNAEVVRAMGFSGRAVARFDRLNREHLALQTSSSDLGGTFGAVARVLRMILQSATLGLGAFLTIKGELSAGAIIAASVASARALAPVDQAIGNWKSFVAARLAFGRLGETVVALSKAVEPMELPAPHRSLGVDRITVAAPGSGQVLLSEVSFELTAGKALGIIGLSGGGKTTLVRALTGIWPCLRGSVRLDGANLEQWPEDAIGRHFGYLPQEVSLLDASIGDNISRLAPDLDPAAIVAAATAAGIHDMIVKLPEGYQTQLGPQGTALSAGQRQRIGLARALYGNPFLVVLDEPNSNLDSEGEAALTRAIEGIKARGGIAIIVAHRPSALVAVDLLGVVQGGKLTGFGPRDTILNPVQRQPAPGGTDVPVEPRLPAASEIDAGAGSLRRVTA; via the coding sequence ATGGCCTCCTCTGCCCGTCTCACCGAAGCCCGCAAACGCGACGGAGCCGTGCTGACCCGGGATTTCCGCCAGGTCGCACTGTTCCTGTTCCTGATCTCCGGCTTGATCAACATCCTCGCGCTGACCGGCTCGTTCTATATGCTGCAGGTCTATGACCGCGCGTTGACCAGCGGCAGTATCCAGACGCTCGCCGCCCTCTCCGTGCTCGCAATCGGCCTGTATCTATTCCAGGGCGGCTTCGACATTGTCCGGTCGCAGGTCCTGATCCGGATCGGCGCGCGCCTCGATAAGGATATCGCGCCGCTCGCCCATCGCGTCGCGCTCGATATGCCGCGTTTCGGCTTCTCCAGCACGGAGGCACTCGAGCGCGGCCGCGACGTCGACACGGTGCGCGGCTTTCTCGGCAGCCAAGGGCCGGCGACCCTGTTCGACCTGCCCTGGATCCCGCTCTATCTGGCCTTCGTGTATTTCCTGCATCCTTGGCTGGGCGCGTTGACATTGGCCGGCGCCGTGGTGCTGACCCTGCTGACGCTCCTGAGCGAGATTCTGGCGCGGAGGCTGAGCAACAGCTCGCGCCAGGCTGCGATCGCCCGCAATGCGATGGCCGAGACCCATGCCCGCAACGCCGAGGTCGTGCGGGCCATGGGCTTCTCCGGCCGCGCGGTGGCACGCTTCGACCGTTTGAATCGCGAGCATCTGGCGCTGCAGACCAGTTCCAGCGATCTCGGCGGGACCTTCGGAGCGGTCGCGCGCGTCCTGCGCATGATCCTGCAATCGGCGACCCTCGGCCTCGGCGCCTTCCTCACCATAAAGGGCGAGCTTTCCGCGGGCGCGATCATCGCCGCGTCGGTCGCCTCTGCGCGGGCGCTCGCGCCAGTGGATCAGGCGATCGGCAACTGGAAATCCTTCGTCGCCGCGCGCCTCGCCTTCGGGCGGCTGGGCGAGACCGTGGTGGCGCTGAGCAAGGCGGTCGAGCCGATGGAGCTGCCCGCACCGCACCGATCCCTCGGGGTCGATCGCATCACGGTCGCCGCGCCGGGATCCGGCCAGGTGCTGCTGAGCGAGGTCAGTTTCGAGCTGACCGCGGGCAAGGCACTTGGCATCATCGGCCTCAGCGGCGGCGGCAAGACCACCCTGGTTCGCGCGCTCACCGGCATCTGGCCGTGCCTGCGCGGCTCGGTTCGGCTCGACGGCGCGAATCTGGAGCAGTGGCCCGAGGATGCGATTGGCCGCCATTTCGGCTATCTGCCGCAGGAGGTGAGCCTGCTCGACGCAAGCATCGGCGATAACATCTCGCGGCTTGCGCCCGATCTCGACCCGGCGGCCATCGTGGCCGCAGCGACCGCAGCCGGCATCCACGACATGATCGTGAAGCTGCCGGAAGGGTATCAGACGCAGCTCGGCCCGCAGGGCACCGCGCTTTCGGCCGGCCAGCGCCAGCGCATTGGCCTGGCCCGCGCGCTCTACGGCAATCCCTTCCTGGTCGTGCTGGACGAGCCGAACTCCAATCTCGACAGTGAGGGCGAGGCAGCCCTGACGAGGGCGATAGAAGGCATCAAGGCGCGCGGCGGCATAGCGATCATCGTCGCCCACCGGCCGAGCGCACTGGTCGCGGTCGATCTCCTCGGCGTCGTGCAGGGCGGCAAGCTTACCGGCTTCGGTCCCAGGGACACCATCCTCAACCCCGTGCAGAGGCAGCCCGCACCCGGCGGGACCGATGTTCCGGTCGAACCACGCCTGCCCGCCGCCAGCGAGATCGATGCGGGCGCCGGCTCGCTCAGGAGAGTGACAGCATGA
- a CDS encoding HlyD family type I secretion periplasmic adaptor subunit translates to MNAQNFDAKLLAKAQKSARAAEGRADFSLGPHIVSGMALALLLVVGFGGWAVSANLNGAVLGQGMVKVDQNLKEVQHRDGGIIRSIAVRQGDSVSEGQVLFQLEDVQTRAELSIVRSQLAEHLARGARLVAERDGLDKVDFPSPLAAYSEEAAEIIKGETRLFEGNRTNRESRKEQLEIGIVQSGEEIKGLQARHVAKSEELRLVEMERTKFLGLFQKGYIDGSKVFNVNREWARLLGERGEIEATLARAKLRISETRLQIISINDTARTEAQRELRLVEAKLSELQDRRVAGEDRLSRTEIRSPIAGTVNEMTIFTIGGVITPAARLATIVPAGVKLTIEVRIAPADIDQVKTGQAARLRFSAFNRNTTPEIPGRVSHVSPATTKDAATGQNYYTSEVQIEGDIAVLGDRKLLPGMPVEVMITTEERKALSFLTKPFTDHASRMFLER, encoded by the coding sequence ATGAATGCCCAAAATTTCGACGCCAAGCTCCTCGCCAAGGCACAGAAAAGCGCCCGCGCGGCCGAAGGGCGGGCCGATTTCAGCCTCGGTCCGCACATTGTCTCCGGCATGGCGCTGGCGTTGCTGCTCGTGGTCGGATTCGGCGGCTGGGCTGTATCGGCCAATCTCAATGGCGCGGTTCTCGGTCAGGGAATGGTCAAAGTCGATCAGAACCTCAAGGAGGTGCAGCATCGCGACGGCGGCATCATCCGGTCGATCGCGGTCAGGCAGGGCGACAGCGTCAGCGAGGGCCAGGTTCTGTTCCAGCTCGAGGACGTCCAGACCCGCGCGGAGCTGTCGATCGTCCGCTCTCAGCTGGCGGAGCATCTTGCCCGCGGCGCCAGGCTGGTCGCCGAGCGTGACGGTCTCGACAAGGTCGATTTCCCTTCCCCTCTTGCCGCCTATTCCGAGGAGGCCGCTGAGATCATCAAGGGCGAGACGCGTCTGTTCGAGGGGAACCGAACCAATCGGGAAAGCCGCAAGGAGCAGCTCGAGATCGGCATCGTCCAGTCAGGAGAGGAGATCAAGGGGCTTCAAGCGCGCCATGTCGCCAAATCCGAGGAGCTCAGGCTCGTCGAGATGGAGCGTACGAAATTTCTCGGGCTCTTCCAGAAGGGCTATATTGACGGCTCCAAGGTCTTCAACGTCAACCGGGAATGGGCGCGGCTCCTCGGCGAGCGCGGCGAGATCGAGGCGACGCTCGCGCGTGCCAAGCTTCGCATCAGCGAAACCCGGCTGCAGATCATCTCCATCAACGACACCGCGCGGACGGAGGCGCAGCGCGAACTGCGTCTGGTCGAAGCCAAGTTGTCGGAGTTGCAGGACCGCCGCGTCGCCGGCGAAGACCGGCTGTCACGCACCGAGATCCGCTCCCCAATCGCCGGGACGGTTAACGAGATGACGATCTTCACCATCGGCGGCGTCATCACGCCGGCGGCGCGGCTCGCCACCATCGTTCCCGCCGGGGTAAAGCTGACGATCGAGGTGCGTATCGCACCGGCTGATATCGACCAGGTCAAAACCGGTCAGGCCGCGCGTCTGCGGTTCTCAGCCTTCAACCGCAACACGACGCCCGAAATCCCCGGCAGGGTCAGCCATGTCTCGCCGGCCACCACCAAAGATGCCGCGACCGGCCAAAACTACTATACGTCCGAGGTCCAGATCGAAGGGGATATCGCGGTGCTCGGCGACCGCAAGCTCCTGCCGGGAATGCCGGTCGAGGTGATGATCACCACCGAAGAGCGCAAGGCGCTCTCGTTCCTGACCAAGCCGTTCACCGACCATGCGAGCCGGATGTTCCTGGAGCGCTGA